The Plasmodium knowlesi strain H genome assembly, chromosome: 14 region TTGCCTTGGTAACATAATGAATtggatttttccttccccccggAGTGGAATGCGCAGGGATGGGCACATGAGTACATGTAGCAGAACCCACGTCCCGAAATTCTAACAACCACGCGAAATTACAATTTGTACACATCATAAATTGCGAACCCGACGCATCAAAAACTGGACAACATCCCCCAAGTACGCAGCGTTGTGATTGTACGTATTGAAGAAGTTGCTTTCGAGGAAGATCATTTGGTTCTTGGCGTGAACACGCTCCTCCCCCAAAATGTCCAtaacctttttcctttcccgcGGAGACAGGGATAAATCCCTAATGTAGGAACTGAAAAAGCATATGTTGTTTTCCTCGTGGTCCACAATAGAGGATCCATGCCATATGACTGAATATTGAAAGGAGTGAGGAAAACTAAATCTATCATGGTGCATTGTTCTTGGTAATGTGGCTTCATGTTGTAATTTTGTTAGTGGGGTGACAAATGTgcttggattttttttcttctcttttatattttcctgaTCGTGAGTTAGACCTAACAATTTATTTAGCCGATATTTATTTCTGAATTTAAAATGTCTCCTCGTCCTTTCCTTACCAACACAAACTTtcataatttcctttttaatatttttgctaataACAGTTGGAGGTTCACACACGGTTGTCCTATCCTCCAGCCTCACAGGCGGGACTTTCAATTTTGTTCTCTTCTGTTCATCATTTAAGTTtactctctctctttttttccgattcttcttccctctcaTTTGGTTAAACATGTAATACCTTTGTTGagtttctacatttttatatttcagCTCATTGTTCAGGCTAAGGtggtgaaaatatttttcagcCCACTTAAGGCTGAGTAAAATTTTGGGCTTCACGAGgtcccattttttcacaatgCTTCCCATTATGCATACTTACCTGAACTGTTTCTTCCCTGgcatttcttattttcttttttggatGTTTACTTCAGCCGCTTTAGAAAATGTGTTCACGCGAAGTACCATATCAACATAATATTTCGATGCTCCTCTGTTTCTGCGTAAATGGTGGGATTTCCCTTACGATGGGAAAATTTCAACCGCAGGTAGGGGCATACTATggtacggaaaaaaaaaaaaataaaataacaatttttatggCTATAAATCAGTGTAACAATAGTGCGACTTACAGGTAGCTTCTCTCGCGAGTGCTGTGTACACATGTGAACGTATACCCCAGGAAGTGTTTAGGCCAAGTGGGTGCCGACTCTTCATACATATTTGTGCACGAAATTAGGGGCACACAAAGATTGGGCTAAAACCACGGGAAGGAGAGCAGCTTAATTAGAAAAGGATAGAAGCGAAAAGAAACAtgtattttctttccttttattatttttttttgacttcCTCTTGcatcataatatttttttacaaaatctACATGGTGTGAAGATACACAACGGGGGCACAGCTCATGCAGGGCCTAAACCGTTACATAATAGTAGCGAAACTTCAAAGTGACACTTTACCGTGGGAAATAACTCGCTTGTGTAGATTGCGACAGTACAAAAGCATTATatccctttccccccattCATTTGTaaagtttattttattttttttttttattttttttttttttaaccctctCGAGTAGTATCGCTTCTGCCTCATGGCCGTCCATATGAGCacactcccccccctcccccctggCACAATGGTCtagctagaaaaaaaaataaattaaaataatgaTCACTCTGTGCTGCAAGCTCCTATACAAAGGGAAATTCATCCCCGTGGGCCGGAGAATATTCAGGGAAAAACTGATAAGTGGGAGGAAGCAAAAATCTCCCATCATTCTGTTGCCGCCGTACATATCCATACACGAGCTTAGGTTAATGCTGAACATAAACTACGAGACCTGTTTCAAAGCGGCAAATGTGTACAAGAGTGGAAACCAGTATAAGTGGAAGGATTCGGAAGATAGGACCTTCCAAAGTGTAAACAAAAGGAACGTTATTATCCCATACAGCACTGCTGCTTATGTGAGTAAAATTTTTAAGTTTAAGCCGAGACTCATTGAGGTGGAATTATTTtgcgaagaggaagagaaaaagagtggGACACTTCAGGATGTGTACAGGAAGGTCTACTTAGCGGAAGAGTACCATGCAAATGTTTTGAGGCTCCAAGGGGAGTCCACAAACGATGCCAGCCATGGTAACCATGCAAACGTTGCTCCCAAGGATACTTCTCCCTCGGTGCAAGCCAACCCAAATGAACCTCGCAGCCAGAGTAGTTGTTATGACCCCCCGTGCTTACCGCCCAAGGAACAAAGAAGCCCTctcgatgaaaaaaaaaaaaactattacACCGTCGTGTCTGTGATAGGCCACATCAACCATGGGAAAACCACCATGCTGGACAAAATGACAAACAACAATTTGGCCTTAAGTGAAGCGGGCTGTATtacgcaaaatataaaacctATACATTTCGAACGTGGGCCTTTTAAGTTCACCTTTGTTGACACTCCAGGACACAAAGTTTTCCAAATCTTCAGAGGAAGAGCAGCTTTCCTCTCTGATATATTAATCATATTGATTTCCCTAGAAGTAGGAGCTGAAATACAAACAGAAGAAGCAATTAAGTACGCAGACAAATTTGGCATCCCCGTCGTCTTTGTTCTAAACAAAGCAGATCTGTATGGAGAAAATGAGTCCATAGTAAAAGCAGAGTTAAGAAAGCAATGCACGAATATGTATGATCAGGGGAATTTAAAgcataatttttcaaaagaaattgaaaacGCGATAGCTATATCCTCACTGACGGGTTACAATTTGGACAAGCTAATGAACAGactgttttttatttctcattATATTGACTTGCCGTATCACAGTGTGAACCGATTTTACAACAATTGTGAGGCAATACGGGATGCTGACTTAGGTGTTGGGAACTCCCTCGGGGGGGGAAGCGCGCGCGATAATCCCCTTCATGGTAAAACCCTCAGTGATAATAACCCAGATGGCAGGACCCCTCATGAGTACACCCTCCATGAGGAAAAAACTCACCCAAGCATGTACAACACGGAGAaagcaaaggaaaggagaaaatcagATCTGAACTTACTGCAAAAGTATATTAGAAAATCTGACTGTCTACTAGCTATAGACAAAAACCCAGTAGGAATGGGCATGGTGGTAGATATAAGCAAAGACTCCAGCAAGGGGACAATTCTTCATGTCATTATCCGAAACGGATTCTTCATCGAAGGAAGTTATTTTATATGCGGTTCTGCATatggaaaaattcaaaaaatgtataagtTTAATAGTAACTTTAAGGAGAGCTGCAGCTATGCCTCGATAGGTATGGCTGTACTAATCAGTGGAATGAAGAAACATGGAAACGCAACAACGGATGATCTAATTTTTACCCTTCCACAGAGTAACGCTTTTAGGTTATGCCAGTATAGACTAATGGTAGAAAAGTTAGCCACTCTACAAGTAAGTGGAAAAGAAATCAAAGTCTCTTGGGAAAAtgatatgaagaaaaatgaatttcattCGGAAGATATTTATCAAAATCGACTCGCCATGTcggataaaagaaaagccATTGAAGAGTtcggaatagaaaaggaaaacatattCGAAGATGTATCCGTGGAGGAATTTCACAAAAGTAACAcgcaaaggaagaaggaggaagaagaagaacaaaaatctGTTGTAATCGaattggaggaagaaaacaaatatgAGGATCTATCCAgggttaagaaaaaaaaaatacaatccATCCTCTCGCAGGGTGATTCAGATGAAAGCATTTTAGTACCTGAAGAAaacaccttttccttttttgaaagCCCCAAACAAGGTGAACACCTGGACCCCTTGGTAAGTTCCCACTGGGGAGGAGTCCATTACCAAGAGAAGGATCAGCCAAACAGTTCAAGCGGTgctcaaaaaataaatccctTGACACACGATCAACAGGAAACAGAAAACGATATCACGAAcgaaagaaataataattttcaaaGCAGACCTTATAACACGGAAAGTGCTACCTTGTATGAGCGCACAGAAGtgggaaaagaggaagatgcacacgaggaaaaaggaaagacacATTCGGTTTGGAGAACATCATCCCAtgggagaggaaggaagagcaGACACGCGCTGAATTCCGATGCAAAGAATGGACAACCTTCCCAAGAAGCGTCGGATTCCAATAGCGAACAATACACCGATGAGAAGAAGCTGAACGACCCATGGTACTACGAAGAAAGCGAAGAAACGTGGGCGAAAAAAGTCCTCCAAAGAAACGATGAACTTATGGAAACGTGGAGAAACAAAACAAGGCAAAGGGAAATCGAAAAGGAGAGACAaattttttacgaaaaacaaatgattttgaaaaatgaaattttaaggagaaaacttttgggagaagaaaaattaactgAAGAGGAAATTAATGCATATCTgtatgaggaagaaaaaagcaacGCAAATAATTCTCAAGAATCAAGTAGCGATGAGCCTATAGAACTACCGCAAAAAAATTGCCCAGTTATACCCATCATAATCAGAACCAACTATGTTGGAATGTTCGATATATTTCTAGACGAATTTGAAAAtcttcaaaaaatttataatgtTAAAATATCGGTCGTTCATGGTGGAATAGGTCCCATAACCCCAAACGACGTTGTGCACGCAGAGGTAGAAAGTAATTTTGGCTATTGTTGCATTTATGCTTTTCAAGTCAAAGTTTTACCTGACTCAGTAAAGCAATCAGTGCTCTCCAACATTGTGATAAAACAATTCGACGTTTTCACGGACCTAATAGACGATGTTGTGAatagaattaaaaatgttaaggCACTGATTGCACATAATATGTATGTGCGAAGTCTCAAAAGTGAAAGAACACAAGAAGGGGTGTAAGTCTTATTGTGAAACGCATTGCGGTTCCTTTGAGAAATAATATATTGTCATGTTGAGCGGTGGGGAAAAACCAAAATATGAAGAGAATGTATGGATCATGTTCTTATGACTCCTTAGGTTTGAATACAATGttcaggttttttttttttcttctttacactTCCAACTATTGGAAAACTTATAACAGCTCCATGGCTACCAAAATTGTAGTGTTTCCTTTGGCACCTCTCAGTTGCCCAGATAAATATCAAATGGTGAAGAATTTCATTCAACATATCCTTCTTAACTACAAATattgcccattttttgttgGAGGCATTTTTGTTCCAATTTGGCAGAAATCTTCAAAAGGCGGAGGACAGCCATATGTGCTCATGTACCATACAAACATGTATATGACATCCCCCCATTTGTTTTCAATACGTTCAGGTTAATTTCGTTTTAGCCGAGCAAATTTATCTTtactttattatttattattattattttattttttttttttttgcttatgtAAAGACTTCTCGAATTtgttaaatttaaaaagtggaattcactaaaaaaaagagtttcATAATTCAAGCAAGAATGCTCACATTGCTAAAGGTTACAAAGGGGAACATTTGTGTGaatcattaaaaaatggcaaaaaaataaaatgtcaATTTAAAGAGTAGTGTGTAACATTTATAAAGCAAAGTTTAAAGGTTTACAAATGTAGTTTTGGCGAAAGGGTTGTAAATTTAATGCGCCACAACATGTGCATCTCCCGTAAAAAGGTTTTTATGCGCGTTAATGTATTAGAGTTAATTTTGTCTTAAAatttcttattccttttaagCGTATTCATCTTAGGAGAGTCTTACCTGAtccattttatattttcttgccCGCGTTGGTCGACACGATTGGGGATGATGTTTCGTTCTCTTATTTGTGAACCTCGTTGTATTGCACTTTTTCTGTTATCTGTTATTCCTTGAATTCTATATAATAATGGTAGAAACTTCGATCGGGTTAGTAAAAACTGTCTTGGGGGTGTAGACTTGTACTGCCGGTGCGGACACAACTGCTGGTACAGACATAACTGTTGATACAGGTAGAACGGCCGGTACAGAGACAACTGTTGACGGTGCAGTAACAATTGTTGCTATGTGGGGGGTCTGAACTGTGTAAATCTTCGATGTTTGAACCACAGGTACAGACATATACGACCTGTAAACGGCCGAAGAACTGGGAACATAAACGATAGACATCTTTACGAAGGGGGTATACTaaggattaaaaaattattatcaaAAGGGGCGTATAAGCTGTGTAAATTTTGTGTTCCGTGGAAGGCGCTTAAAAATTGAGAAATCTTCGGTGTGCTCAAAAATCGACTGTTAGACTCGTGCGATGTGATACTATAACAATtgttggagaaaaatgttttaaagaataaaataatataaaaaaaaaaggaatgcgcaaaaattaaatgtaaataaaggaaaagaataagcaaaacaaaatggaacaaaaatgaagttataaattgtctacattttttcataaattattttattttttagctagctattttttaaaattgtaaagaaaaaagaaaaaaaaaaaaaaacagctttATAACTTTTTCCGTGAGCAAAAGGCTATTCTTTTTATCTTGTTCTAGTAACACCTTTTCAACAACGGTGTAATTTTGCTGGAAAAGTGACATCATATACTTTTGACAGCTTTACTTTTTATATGATTTCCCGTATTCTCTTGCTTTTTTGCGTGCAAATagatagtttttttttttttttctgagaaAGTAGCAAAAATTGGCTAGTAATATATAgcgaaatgttttttttttttttttttccgcaaatATAGCTATTAATACGGAAaattgcaaagaaaaaaaaaaaaattattaacgggaaaggtaattttttgttattttttttctttttcttttcttgtcCTGTTTGTTCATGCTGCCGTGTATCGCTGATCTGTGAAGGGTGATTGCCAGGAATTTTTAAgctaaatattttataaccCGTTGAGCCAGAAGTCACTTTTGATATCCTAGCAGAATTAACCAACACAGAACAAGCTAGGGTTAATATaattacacatatgtgttcTGTTTAAGGcccaaacagaaaaaagtttACATTCGgagttaaattttttataatctaACATGTGAGTTGATTCTTAAAAtggagagaataaaaaaattcaataaaactccttttatatatataagcatGTTTAAACGTAAAAAGAAAGCACACAAGCGTTCATAAGTGTAAGGAGCAAACAGGAAAGAAGTGAAAGGAAATCAAACTAAGGaggcatgcatatataacaTGTTTTTCAAACCTATCATAGAAGGAAATTCATTTAGAAAAGAACGACACAGATAATTcgataattaattttttttttttttttatatgtatacatattagTAAACGAATAAATATAAGCAAATTTTAAGGTCCCCCCTCAgattgtttttcctctccaatAGTAGACATCTAGAAAGTTATTTCATTGGTTTACCATAAAATGTTTCctgaataatatttttctgctCCTTGATAGTATTTCCAACTGGTTAATATCCCTTCTTAGCACTAATGAAATGTTCCAACCTGAGCAACACCCTCTTGTGGTTGTACATAAAGACAGAATTCACCGCCAAGTGCATACTCCTATTCCTCTTCATTAAATTTCTCTTCATCCTTCCCATTGTCTATCATATGTCCAAATCGAATTTTAAAGGATAACAGTCGTTACGGGCGCGGCGTATGAGTAGCTAAGACATACTTGTGGGGAAGGGATAActtgaatatttttaataatcgGTATGGTTTGTGGAATCGTATACACAACTGTTTGTGGCACGACACTGTACGTAGTTGTGTAAACAACTGGCGCAGGACGCACCGTCACCACGGGGGATATCACTGTTGCGAACATTTtctaaaaaggggagaaaatacacaaaaaagTACGTGTGTATTGGCGTTGCGTGCATTTTCGTGTATTGTTAATCCACGAGAAGTTGTTGGATAAGCTCCA contains the following coding sequences:
- a CDS encoding translation initiation factor IF-2, putative is translated as MITLCCKLLYKGKFIPVGRRIFREKLISGRKQKSPIILLPPYISIHELRLMLNINYETCFKAANVYKSGNQYKWKDSEDRTFQSVNKRNVIIPYSTAAYVSKIFKFKPRLIEVELFCEEEEKKSGTLQDVYRKVYLAEEYHANVLRLQGESTNDASHGNHANVAPKDTSPSVQANPNEPRSQSSCYDPPCLPPKEQRSPLDEKKKNYYTVVSVIGHINHGKTTMLDKMTNNNLALSEAGCITQNIKPIHFERGPFKFTFVDTPGHKVFQIFRGRAAFLSDILIILISLEVGAEIQTEEAIKYADKFGIPVVFVLNKADLYGENESIVKAELRKQCTNMYDQGNLKHNFSKEIENAIAISSLTGYNLDKLMNRLFFISHYIDLPYHSVNRFYNNCEAIRDADLGVGNSLGGGSARDNPLHGKTLSDNNPDGRTPHEYTLHEEKTHPSMYNTEKAKERRKSDLNLLQKYIRKSDCLLAIDKNPVGMGMVVDISKDSSKGTILHVIIRNGFFIEGSYFICGSAYGKIQKMYKFNSNFKESCSYASIGMAVLISGMKKHGNATTDDLIFTLPQSNAFRLCQYRLMVEKLATLQVSGKEIKVSWENDMKKNEFHSEDIYQNRLAMSDKRKAIEEFGIEKENIFEDVSVEEFHKSNTQRKKEEEEEQKSVVIELEEENKYEDLSRVKKKKIQSILSQGDSDESILVPEENTFSFFESPKQGEHLDPLVSSHWGGVHYQEKDQPNSSSGAQKINPLTHDQQETENDITNERNNNFQSRPYNTESATLYERTEVGKEEDAHEEKGKTHSVWRTSSHGRGRKSRHALNSDAKNGQPSQEASDSNSEQYTDEKKLNDPWYYEESEETWAKKVLQRNDELMETWRNKTRQREIEKERQIFYEKQMILKNEILRRKLLGEEKLTEEEINAYLYEEEKSNANNSQESSSDEPIELPQKNCPVIPIIIRTNYVGMFDIFLDEFENLQKIYNVKISVVHGGIGPITPNDVVHAEVESNFGYCCIYAFQVKVLPDSVKQSVLSNIVIKQFDVFTDLIDDVVNRIKNVKALIAHNMYVRSLKSERTQEGV
- a CDS encoding apical ring associated protein 1, putative; translated protein: MSIVYVPSSSAVYRSYMSVPVVQTSKIYTVQTPHIATIVTAPSTVVSVPAVLPVSTVMSVPAVVSAPAVQVYTPKTVFTNPIEVSTIII